One Triticum dicoccoides isolate Atlit2015 ecotype Zavitan chromosome 4B, WEW_v2.0, whole genome shotgun sequence genomic window carries:
- the LOC119291506 gene encoding annexin D4-like → MPGWWTPACVLWYKGQPMQQFLAAQPSSNGSTAVAAAPPPSPSPLRSRPPRREQQSQSQSIKEATMADEHQELTKAFSGMGGLGVEETALVSALGRWRKQPEKRSQFRRGFPGFFTPPAAAVGAGAIERCSDDYVRHLKTEFARFKNLMVLWAMHPWERDARWAHRALHKKHHPASVLVELACTRTADELLGARRAYHALYHRSLEEDVAYRVKDAAANRLLLGLVSAYRYEGPRVDEMLAREEAAALSAGPGAKAQSELVVRVLATRSKPQLRATFRLYRELHSKPLEEEFGGEAPCLREAVRCLESPAKYFGEVIDGAFKEGADKQAKAALTRVVVSRSDADMEEIKEAYLKQHGAKLLDAVAKNTHGHYRDALLAMIGK, encoded by the exons ATGCCTGGATGGTGGACGCCTGCGTGCGTCCTCTGGTATAAAGGCCAGCCGATGCAGCAGTTTCTTGCAGCACAGCCGAGCAGTAACGGCAGCACTGCAGTAGCAGCAGCtccaccgccgtcgccgtcgcccttgCGTTCCAGGCCGCCCAGGAGAGAGCAGCAGAGCCAGAGCCAGAGCATCAAGGAGGCGACCATGGCCGACGAGCACCAGGAACTCACCAAGGCCTTCTCAG GGATGGGCGGCCTGGGCGTGGAGGAGACGGCGCTGGTGTCGGCCCTGGGGCGGTGGAGGAAGCAGCCGGAGAAGCGGTCGCAGTTCCGGAGGGGCTTCCCGGGCTTCTtcacgccgccggcggcggcggtgggggcggGGGCGATCGAGCGCTGCTCGGACGACTACGTGCGCCACCTCAAGACGGAGTTCGCCCGGTTCAAGAACCTCATGGTGCTGTGGGCGATGCACCCGTGGGAGCGCGACGCGCGCTGGGCGCACCGCGCGCTGCACAAGAAGCACCACCCGGCGTCCGTCCTCGTCGAGCTCGCCTGCACGCGCACCGCCGACGAGCTCCTCGGCGCCCGCCGCGCCTACCACGCGCTCTACCACCGCTCCCTCGAGGAGGACGTGGCGTACCGCGTCAAGGACGCCGCCGCCAACCGCCTGCTGCTCGGGCTCGTCAGCGCCTACCGCTACGAGGGCCCGCGCGTCGACGAGATGCTCGCCAGGGAGGAGGCCGCGGCGCTCTCTGCCGGCCCCGGCGCCAAGGCCCAGAGCGAGCTCGTGGTGCGCGTGCTCGCCACCAGGAGCAAGCCGCAGCTCCGGGCGACCTTCAGGCTGTACAGGGAGCTCCACAGCAAGCCGCTGGAGGAGGAGTTCGGCGGCGAGGCGCCGTGCCTGCGGGAGGCCGTGAGGTGCCTCGAGTCGCCGGCCAAGTACTTCGGCGAGGTGATCGACGGGGCGTTCAAGGAGGGGGCGGACAAGCAGGCCAAGGCCGCGTTGACCCGCGTCGTCGTGTCCCGCTCCGACGCCGACATGGAGGAGATCAAGGAGGCCTACCTGAAACAGCACGGTGCCAAGCTCCTGGACGCCGTCGCCAAGAACACCCACGGACATTACAGGGACGCGCTGCTCGCCATGATCGGGAAGTGA